One window from the genome of [Mycobacterium] stephanolepidis encodes:
- a CDS encoding CobW family GTP-binding protein → MIPVTIVSGFLGAGKTTLLNNLLRNTLGVRIGVVVNDFGAINIDAMLVAGQVDSTMTMSNGCLCCAADDDELGGMLTTLAGRDIDAIVIEASGLAEPLPLVRMVLAAAADDHRIGYGGLVTVVDTAQYEDVAARHPEIVQHLSLADLVVLNKIDLADAAERTHLRAVVKERNLRASIVETTGADVDPRLLFDKKDRPEPIGQLSLEDLIREDHHHHEHAHHHYETVEFATERSLHPRRLIEFLDSQPAGVYRIKGVVRLGDKTLAVHTVGDHISIEKMAKAPKRADFSSGASLVLIGTHLDGDTITERLHALVDDPPDPDPERSMLVLGKYLR, encoded by the coding sequence TTGATCCCGGTCACCATCGTCTCCGGATTTCTGGGCGCCGGTAAGACGACACTGCTGAACAACCTGTTGCGCAACACGCTGGGTGTGCGAATAGGTGTGGTGGTCAACGACTTCGGCGCCATCAACATCGATGCCATGCTGGTCGCCGGTCAGGTCGACTCCACCATGACAATGTCCAACGGATGTCTGTGCTGTGCCGCTGACGATGACGAGTTGGGCGGCATGCTGACCACTCTCGCCGGCCGCGATATCGACGCCATCGTCATCGAGGCGAGCGGGCTCGCCGAACCGTTGCCCCTGGTGCGCATGGTGCTTGCGGCGGCGGCCGACGATCACCGGATCGGCTACGGGGGGCTGGTCACCGTCGTCGACACCGCGCAATACGAGGACGTCGCGGCCCGTCACCCGGAGATCGTGCAGCACCTGTCTCTGGCGGATCTGGTGGTCCTCAACAAGATTGATCTGGCCGACGCCGCAGAGCGCACCCACCTGCGTGCCGTCGTCAAGGAACGCAACCTGCGTGCGTCGATCGTGGAGACCACCGGCGCGGACGTCGATCCCCGGCTGCTGTTCGACAAGAAGGACCGCCCGGAGCCGATCGGTCAGCTCTCGCTGGAGGACCTCATTCGCGAGGATCACCACCATCATGAGCACGCCCACCATCACTACGAGACGGTGGAGTTCGCCACCGAGCGGTCTTTACACCCGCGGCGGCTCATCGAGTTCCTCGACAGTCAGCCCGCCGGTGTGTACCGCATCAAGGGTGTGGTGCGGCTCGGCGACAAGACGCTCGCCGTGCACACCGTGGGGGATCACATCAGCATCGAGAAGATGGCCAAGGCGCCCAAGCGTGCAGATTTCTCGTCGGGGGCGAGTCTGGTGCTCATCGGCACGCACCTGGACGGCGACACCATCACCGAACGCCTGCACGCCCTCGTCGACGATCCGCCGGACCCCGATCCCGAACGGTCGATGCTGGTCCTGGGAAAGTATTTGCGCTAA
- a CDS encoding NAD(P)H-binding protein: MPQKVVIAGGHGQIAAHLIRLLAERGDTAVALIRNPNHAADIRAWGGDPLLLDLESADVSTVADALAGADAAVFAAGAGPGSGAARKDTVDRAAAVLLADAAERAQVRRFIQISAFGAGGPAPTDGDESWIAYVIAKTAAEEDLRARSALDWTILRPGLLTDERPAGSVTLSASTIERGSIPRADVAAVVAELLTAPNTVHDILFLTEGAAPITSAIAAL; this comes from the coding sequence ATGCCGCAGAAAGTCGTCATCGCCGGTGGCCACGGCCAGATTGCCGCGCACCTGATCCGCTTGCTCGCGGAGCGCGGTGACACCGCTGTCGCGCTGATCCGCAATCCCAACCATGCCGCCGACATCCGGGCATGGGGCGGGGATCCGCTGCTCCTCGACCTGGAATCGGCCGATGTGAGCACAGTCGCCGATGCGCTGGCCGGAGCGGACGCCGCCGTCTTCGCCGCCGGAGCCGGACCGGGCAGCGGGGCGGCACGCAAGGACACCGTGGACCGTGCTGCCGCCGTATTACTCGCCGATGCCGCGGAGCGCGCACAGGTACGCCGATTCATTCAGATCAGCGCTTTCGGCGCTGGTGGGCCCGCCCCCACTGACGGTGACGAATCGTGGATCGCCTATGTGATCGCGAAGACGGCCGCCGAGGAGGACCTGCGCGCTCGCAGCGCCCTGGACTGGACCATCCTGCGCCCCGGCCTGCTCACCGACGAGAGGCCGGCTGGCTCAGTTACCTTGTCGGCCAGCACGATCGAGCGTGGATCCATTCCCCGCGCCGATGTCGCAGCCGTGGTGGCCGAACTGCTGACCGCGCCGAACACGGTGCACGACATCCTCTTCCTCACCGAGGGTGCTGCCCCGATCACCAGCGCGATAGCGGCGCTCTAG